A stretch of the Arachis stenosperma cultivar V10309 chromosome 6, arast.V10309.gnm1.PFL2, whole genome shotgun sequence genome encodes the following:
- the LOC130932593 gene encoding LOW QUALITY PROTEIN: putative pentatricopeptide repeat-containing protein At3g01580 (The sequence of the model RefSeq protein was modified relative to this genomic sequence to represent the inferred CDS: inserted 1 base in 1 codon; deleted 1 base in 1 codon), protein MHRRDLLVKLLGTCCSKISIAQLHSQCLKLGFAHDSFIATNLNVLYAEYASVRQAYQLFEESPCRTVHLWNSMLRSYCLEGKWVETLCLFHQMNACALSAEERPDNFTVSISLKSCVGLQRLELGEMIHGFLKKKAMNKDVFVGSALIELYSKCGRMNDAEKVFMEYPNPDVVLWTSMVTGYERCGDPELALAFFSQMVASENVSPDPVTLVSAVCACAQLSDFKLGRSIHGYVKRRGYDTKLCLTNALLNLYGKTGSIKSAYNLFRKIPDKDIISWTSMVACYTDNGAETKSLDLFNQMIDNRVEPNRVTIVSVLRSCTNMSNLEEGMKIHKLAIDNGLELDMAVSTALMDMYMKCFKPETAISLFNRMPKKDVVSWAVLFSGYAEIGMAHKSMGIFRNMLSSGTRPDAIALVKILAASSDLGILQQAVCLHGFLTKCGFDNNIFVGASLIEMYAKCSSIDNAYKVFKQMTHKDVVVWSSIIAAYGFHGQGEAALKLFSEMLDSSNAKPNYVTFLSILFACSHAGLIKEGIKIFDTMVNEYQLKPNSEHYAILVDLLGRVGELDKGLEIINRMPMQAGANVWGALLGXCRIHQNINMGELAAQNLFSVNPNHAGYYVLLSNIYCGDKDWHNAENIRKLVKENRLKKIVGRSMVELRNEVHNFVACDRLHHESDQIYDMLRKLDARMREEGYAPQV, encoded by the exons ATGCACAGGAGGGATCTCTTAGTGAAGCTATTGGGAACTTGCTGTAGTAAGATATCAATTGCACAGTTGCACTCCCAGTGTTTGAAATTGGGCTTTGCCCATGATAGTTTTATTGCTACCAATCTTAATGTTCTTTATGCTGAATATGCATCAGTTAGACAAGCATATCAGCTATTCGAAGAATCACCTTGTAGGACTGTCCATCTGTGGAATTCTATGCTTAGGAGCTATTGTTTGGAAGGAAAATGGGTAGAGACACTGTGCCTGTTTCATCAGATGAATGCATGTGCTTTATCAGCTGAGGAAAGACCTGACAATTTCACAGTATCAATTTCTTTGAAATCATGTGTTGGTTTGCAGAGGCTGGAGCTGGGCGAAATGATTCACGGGTTTCTCAAGAAAAAGGCAATGAATAAGGATGTGTTTGTGGGGTCTGCCTTGATTGAGTTGTATTCGAAATGTGGACGAATGAATGATGCTGAAAAAGTGTTTATGGAGTATCCAAATCCAGATGTGGTTTTATGGACTTCAATGGTTACAGGTTACGAGCGATGCGGTGATCCTGAACTTGCACTTGCATTTTTCTCACAAATGGTTGCGTCAGAGAATGTGAGTCCTGATCCAGTGACACTTGTTAGCGCTGTTTGCGCTTGTGCTCAGTTATCAGATTTTAAGCTTGGAAGAAGTATACATGGATATGTAAAAAGAAGGGGCTATGACACTAAGTTATGTTTAACTAATGCACTGCTGAATTTATATGGAAAAACTGGTTCTATCAAGAGTGCATATAATTTgttcagaaaaattcctgataAGGATATCATATCTTGGACCTCAATGGTTGCTTGTTATACTGATAATGGAGCTGAAACCAAGTCATTagatcttttcaatcaaatgatTGATAATAGAGTTGAACCCAACCGGGTTACTATTGTTAGTGTACTGCGATCATGCACTAACATGTCTAATTTGGAAGAGGGTATGAAGATTCACAAATTAGCAATTGACAATGGTCTTGAATTGGATATGGCAGTCTCTACAGCTCTTATGGACATGTACATGAAATGCTTTAAACCTGAAACTGCAATTAGCCTCTTCAACAGAATGCCGAAGAAGGATGTAGTTTCTTGGGCTGTTTTGTTTAGCGGGTATGCTGAAATTGGAATGGCTCACAAGTCAATGGGCATTTTCCGCAACATGTTATCTAGTGGAACCCGACCTGATGCAATTGCCCTCGTGAAGATTCTTGCTGCCAGCTCGGATTTGGGGATTCTTCAACAAGCCGTTTGTCTTCATGGTTTCCTAACTAAATGTGGATTTgacaataatatttttgtcGGCGCATCTCTCATAGAGATGTATGCAAAATGTAGTAGCATAGATAATGCTTACAAAGTTTTCAAACAAATGACACACAAAGATGTTGTTGTGTGGAGCTCAATCATTGCAGCTTATGGATTCCATGGGCAAGGAGAAGCAGCATTGAAGTTATTCAGCGAGATGCTTGATAGTTCAAATGCTAAGCCTAATTACGTAACCTTCCTTTCAATTCTGTTTGCTTGTAGTCATGCAGGTTTGATTAAAGAAGGGATAAAGATATTCGATACAATGGTAAATGAGTACCAATTGAAGCCGAATTCAGAGCACTATGCCATA TTGGTTGATCTTCTTGGCCGGGTTGGAGAACTAGATAAGGGCTTGGAAATAATAAATCGCATGCCAATGCAAGCTGGTGCTAATGTGTGGGGAGCCTTGCTTG CATGTAGGATTCATCAAAACATAAATATGGGAGAACTTGCAGCTCAGAATCTTTTCTCCGTAAACCCTAATCATGCAGGGTATTATGTACTCTTATCAAATATTTATTGTGGGGACAAGGATTGGCATAATGCTGAAAATATTAGGAAATTGGTAAAGGAGAATAGGTTGAAGAAGATTGTAGGTCGAAGTATGGTTGAGTTAAGGAATGAGGTTCATAATTTTGTTGCTTGTGATAGATTACATCATGAATCTGATCAAATTTATGACATGCTAAGAAAACTTGATGCAAGAATGAGGGAAGAAGGTTATGCTCCTCAAGTATAG